One window of Catharus ustulatus isolate bCatUst1 chromosome 3, bCatUst1.pri.v2, whole genome shotgun sequence genomic DNA carries:
- the CAD gene encoding CAD protein isoform X2, with product MARLVLQDGSVLPGRPFGAVGAAAAGEVVFQTGMVGYPEALTDPSYKAQILVLTYPLVGNYGVPRDEPDAFGLSRWFESSKIHVAGLVVGECSETPSHWSAAHSLDQWLKEQNIPGLAGVDTRALTKKIREKGTLLGKLVPAASPEGSLSFEDPNTKHLVQEVSLKAPQVFNPGGSLRVTALDCGLKNNQIRCLCKRGATVTVVPWDHPLDPADFDGLFISNGPGDPQLCQETVSNLRRVLDAPQPKPIFGICLGHQLLALALGAHTYKMKYGNRGHNQPCLHEDTQRCFITAQNHGFAVEARSLPPGWLPLFTNANDGSNEGLVHQHKPFFSVQFHPEHCAGPTDLEGLFDVFVEAARDLRDGHGSNRTVRQRLQEWLSYTKAPAGDLEAARPRKVLILGSGGLSIGQAGEFDYSGSQAIKALKEENIQTVLINPNIATVQTSKGLADKVYFLPITPEYVTQVIRNERPDGVLLTFGGQTALNCGVELTKAGVLERYRVRVLGTPVASIEMTEDRKVFVEKMEEIGEHVAPSEAAASLEQAQAAAERLGYPVLVRSAYALGGLGSGFANSREELVALVSQAFTHTSQVLVDKSLKGWKEIEYEVVRDAYNNCVTVCNMENLDPLGIHTGESIVVAPSQTLNDTEYFMLRRTAIKVVQHLGIVGECNIQFALNPESEQYYIIEMNARLSRSSALASKATGYPLAYVAAKLALGIPLPVLRNSVTNSTTASFEPSLDYCVVKIPRWDLSKFLRVSTKIGSSMKSVGEVMAIGRNFEEAFQKALRMVDENCVGFDHTVKPASDMELETPTDKRIFVLAAALRAGYSIERLYELTKIDRWFLHKMKNITDHAVLLESYRGQQGTMPPAVLQRAKQLGFSDKQVAQAVLSTELAVRKMRRDLKILPVVKQIDTVAAEWPAQTNYLYLTYNGSEHDLAFREPHVMVIGSGVYRIGSSVEFDWCAVGCIQELRKMGFKTIMVNYNPETVSTDYDMCDRLYFDEISFEVVMDIYELENPEGVILSMGGQLPNNIAMALHRQQCRILGTSPEAIDSAENRFKFSRLLDSIGISQPLWKELSNMESAKHFCSKVGYPCVVRPSYVLSGAAMNVAYSDSDLEKFLSNAVAVSKEQPVVISKFIQEAKEIDVDAVACDGVVVAIAISEHVENAGVHSGDATLVTPPQDITPKTLERIKAIVHAIGQELQVTGPFNLQLIAKDDQLKVIECNVRVSRSFPFVSKTLGVDLVALASQVIMGEDVEPVGLMTGTGIVGVKVPQFSFSRLAGADVVLGVEMTSTGEVACFGENRCEAYLKAMLSTGFKIPKKNILLTIGSYKNKSELLPTVRKLETLGYNLYASLGTADFYTEHGIKVKAVDWHFEEADSSDAGARETQRSILDYLAENHFEMVINLSMRNSGGRRLSSFVTKGYRTRRLAVDYSVPLIIDIKCTKLFVEALGQIGAAPPLKIHVDCMTSQKLIRLPGLIDVHVHLREPGGTHKEDFASGTAAALAGGVTMVCAMPNTSPAVTDAASFALAQKLAEAGARCDFALFLGASLDNAGTLGPLAGAAAGLKMYLNDTFSSLRMDDVSLWMEHLEQWPRHLPIVAHAERQTVAAVLMVAQLYQRPVHICHVARREEILLIKAAKQRGIPVTCEVAPHHLFLSQDDLGRLGKGRAAVRPELGTRQDVEALWENMDIIDCFATDHAPHTLEEKQGQEPPPGYPGLETMLPLLLTAVSEGRLSVEDIVQRLYENPRKIFGLPPQEDTYVEVDLEHEWIIPSSTAFSKARWTPFEGMQVKGTVRRVVLRGEVAYIDGQVLVPPGYGQDVKKWPSGAALLPHGPPPKESVKAPEQSRHMAGDVLRGRAHSPRRPGPAGDTRFHLPPRIHRASDPGLPAEEAREKGGRKAAELDSAVVQDSHFYPLGPVPRQASPQRAPQTSPLLHPLVGQHVLSVQQFSKEQLSHLFNIAHTMRLLVQKERSLDILKGKVMATMFYEVSTRTSSSFAAAMSRLGGSVLSFSEATSSVQKGESLADSVQTMCCYADVLVLRHPQPGAVELAARHCRKPVINAGDGVGEHPTQALLDIFTIREELGTVNGMTITMVGDLKHGRTVHSLARLLTQYRVNLRYVTPPGLRMPPDITSFVASRGIQQEEFGSIEEALPDTDVLYMTRIQKERFQRAEDYEACFGKFILTPHIMTRAKERMVVMHPLPRVNEISVEVDSDPRAAYFRQAENGMYIRMSLLATVLGRY from the exons CTACCCGCTGGTCGGTAACTACGGAGTGCCCCGGGACGAGCCCGACGCCTTCGGCCTCAGCAGG tggTTTGAGTCCAGCAAGATCCACGTGGCCGGGCTGGTGGTGGGCGAGTGCTCGGAGACCCCCAGCCACTGGAGCGCAGCGCACTCCCTGGACCAGTGGCTGAAGGAGCAGAacatccctgggctggcag GGGTGGATACGCGGGCGCTGACAAAGAAGATCCGTGAGAAGGGGACGCTCCTGGGGAAGCTGGTGCCGGCTGCGAGCCCCGAGGGGAGCCTCTCCTTCGAGGACCCCAACACGAAGCACCTGGTGCAGGAGGTGTCGCTGAAG gcacCACAAGTGTTCAACCCCGGCGGGTCCCTGCGGGTCACCGCCCTCGACTGCGGCCTGAAGAACAACCAAATACGGTGCCTGTGCAAGCGCGGGGCCACTGTCACTGTGGTGCCCTGGGACCACCCGCTGGACCCTGCAG ACTTTGACGGGCTGTTCATCAGCAACGGTCCTGGGgacccacagctctgccaggagacGGTGTCCAACCTGCGCCGGGTGCTGGATGCGCCCCAGCCCAAGCCCATTTTTGGGATCTGCCTAGGACACCAGCTGCTTGCCCTGGCCCTCGGCGCCCATACCTACAAGATGAA GTACGGGAACCGCGGGCACAACCAGCCGTGCCTGCACGAGGACACGCAGCGCTGCTTCATCACGGCGCAGAACCACGGCTTCGCGGTGGAGGCGCGCAGCCTCCCGCCCGGCTGGCTACCGCTCTTCACCAACGCCAACGACGGCTCCAACGAGGGCCTCGTGCACCAGCACAAGCCCTTCTTcag TGTCCAGTTTCACCCCGAGCACTGCGCCGGCCCCACGGACCTGGAGGGTCTCTTTGATGTCTTCGTGGAGGCGGCGCGGGACCTGCGGGATGGGCACGGCAGCAACCGGACAG TGCGGCAGCGCCTGCAGGAGTGGCTGAGCTACACCAAGGCACCGGCGGGGGACCTGGAGGCAGCCCGGCCCCGCAAGGTGCTGATCCTGGGCTCCGGTGGCCTTTCCATTGGGCAGGCAGGAGAGTTCGATTACTCGGGCTCACAG GCCATCAAAGCGCTGAAGGAGGAGAACATCCAGACGGTGCTGATCAACCCCAACATCGCCACAGTCCAGACCTCCAAGGGGCTGGCGGACAAGGTGTACTTCCTGCCCATCACCCCTGAGTACGTCACCCAG GTGATCCGGAATGAGCGGCCCGATGGGGTGCTGCTGACCTTCGGGGGGCAGACTGCCCTCAACTGTGGCGTGGAGCTGACCAAGGCGGGCGTTCTGGAGCGTTACCGCGTGCGGGTGCTGGGCACCCCTGTCGCCTCCATTGAGATGACAGAGGATCGCAAGGTCTTCGTGGAGAAGATGGAGGAGATTGGGGAGCACGTGGCGCCCAGCGaggctgctgcctccctggagCAG GCGCAGGCTGCCGCTGAGCGCTTGGGGTACCCGGTGCTGGTGCGCTCTGCCTACGCCCTCGGGGGGCTGGGCTCTGGTTTCGCCAACAGCCGAGAGGAGCTGGTGGCTCTGGTGAGCCAGGCCTTCACCCACACCTCCCAGGTGCTGGTGGACAAGTCCCTGAAAGGCTGGAAGGAGATTGAGTACGAGGTGGTGCGAGACGCCTACAACAACTGCGTCACG gTGTGCAACATGGAGAACCTGGACCCACTGGGGATCCACACGGGCGAGTCCATTGTGGTGGCGCCGAGTCAGACCCTCAACGACACCGAGTACTTCATGCTGAGGCGCACGGCCATCAAGGTGGTGCAGCACCTGGGCATCGTGGGCGAGTGCAACATCCAGTTTGCCCTCAACCCCGAGTCAGAGCAG taCTACATCATCGAGATGAACGCCCGGCTCTCCCGCAGCTCGGCCCTGGCCAGCAAGGCCACTGGTTACCCGCTGGCCTATGTGGCTGCCAAACTTGCCCTGGGCATCCCCCTGCCCGTGCTCAG gaACTCTGTCACCAACTCCACCACGGCCAGCTTTGAGCCCAGCCTGGACTACTGTGTGGTGAAGATCCCGCGCTGGGACCTGAGCAAGTTCCTGCGCGTCAGCACCAAGATTGGCAGCTCCATGAAGAGCGTGG GGGAGGTCATGGCCATTGGGAGGAACTTTGAGGAGGCGTTCCAGAAGGCTCTGAGGATGGTGGACGAGAACTGTGTGGGCTTCGATCACACCGTGAAGCCGGCCTCAGACATG gagctggagacgCCAACGGACAAGCGAATCTTCGTGCTGGCAGCGGCGCTGCGGGCCGGCTACTCCATCGAGCGGCTCTATGAGCTGACCAAGATTGACCGCTGGTTCCTGCACAAGATGAAGAACATCACGGACCACGCGGTGCTGCTGGAGTCGTACCGCGGCCAGCAGGGCACCATGCCGCCCGCCGTGCTCCAGCGCGCCAAGCAGCTCGGCTTCTCCGACAAGCAGGTGGCCCAGGCCGTGCTCAG CACCGAGCTGGCCGTGCGGAAGATGCGGCGCGACCTGAAGATTCTGCCGGTGGTGAAGCAGATCGACACGGTGGCAGCGGAGTGGCCGGCCCAAACCAACTACCTGTACCTGACCTACAACGGCTCTGAGCATGACCTGGCCTTCCGTGAGCCCCACGTCATGGTCATCGGCTCTGGCGTCTACCGCATCGGCAGCAGTGTCGAGTTTGACTGGTGTGCCGTTGGCTGCATCCAGGAGCTCCGCAAG ATGGGCTTCAAGACAATCATGGTGAACTACAACCCTGAGACTGTGAGCACCGATTACGACATGTGCGATCGCCTCTACTTTGATGAGATTTCCTTCGAG GTGGTGATGGACATCTACGAGCTGGAGAACCCTGAGGGAGTGATCCTGTCCATGGGCGGGCAGCTGCCCAATAACATCGCCATGGCCCTGCACCGGCAGCAGTGCCGCATCCTGGGCACCTCCCCGGAGGCCATCGACTCCGCCGAGAACCGCTTCAAGTTCTCGCGCCTGCTGGACTCCATCGGCATCAGCCAGCCCCTCTGGAAGGAGCTCTCCAACATGGAG TCGGCCAAGCACTTCTGCAGCAAGGTGGGGTACCCGTGTGTGGTGCGCCCGTCCTACGTGCTGAGCGGCGCTGCCATGAACGTGGCGTACTCGGACAGCGATCTGGAGAAGTTCCTGAGCAACGCTGTGGCCGTGTCCAAGGAGCAGCCTGTTGTCATTTCCAAGTTCATCCAGGAGGCCAAG GAGATCGACGTGGACGCGGTGGCCTGTGACGGCGTGGTGGTGGCCATCGCCATCTCGGAGCACGTGGAGAACGCTGGGGTGCACTCAGGCGATGCCACACTGGTGACCCCCCCGCAGGACATCACCCCCAAGACGCTGGAGCGCATCAAGGCCATTGTCCACGCCAtcgggcaggagctgcaggtcaCAGGGCCCTTCAACCTGCAGCTCATCGCCAAG GATGACCAGCTGAAGGTGATAGAGTGCAACGTCCGTGTCTCCCGCTCCTTCCCCTTTGTCTCCAAGACCCTGGGCGTGGACTTGGTGGCCCTGGCCAGCCAGGTGATCATGGGTGAGGATGTGGAGCCCGTGGGGCTGATGACGGGCACAGGCATCGTCGGTGTCAAG GTGCCCCAGTTCTCCTTCTCCCGCCTGGCGGGCGCTGATGTGGTGCTGGGTGTGGAGATGACCAGCACGGGCGAGGTCGCCTGCTTTGGGGAGAACCGCTGCGAGGCATACCTGAAGGCCATGCTCAGCACCGGCTTCAAGATCCCCAAGAAGAACATTCTGCTGACCATCGGCAGCTACAAG AACAAGAGTGAGTTGCTGCCCACGGTGCGGAAGCTGGAGACCCTTGGTTACAACCTGTATGCCAGCCTGGGCACCGCCGACTTCTACACCGAGCACGGCATCAAg GTGAAGGCTGTGGACTGGCACTTCGAGGAGGCAGACAGCAGCGACGCTGGTGCCCGGGAGACGCAGCGCAGCATCCTGGACTACCTGGCCGAGAACCACTTTGAGATGGTCATTAACCTCTCCATGCGCAACTCGGGGGGCCGCCGCCTCTCCTCCTTCGTCACCAAGGGCTACCGCACCCGGCGCCTGGCTGTCGACTACTCCGTGCCCCTCATCATCGACATCAAGTGCACAAAGCTCTTCGTAGAG GCACTGGGCCAGATTGGGGCAGCTCCCCCACTGAAGATCCATGTGGACTGCATGACATCCCAGAAACTCATCCGTCTGCCAG GCCTGATCGATGTCCACGTCCACCTCCGTGAGCCGGGTGGCACCCACAAGGAGGACTttgcatcaggcacagcagctgccctggctgggggcGTCACTATGGTGTGCGCCATGCCcaacaccagccctgctgtcaccGATGCCGCCTCTTTCGCTTTGGCACAGaag ctggctgaggCTGGGGCCCGCTGCGATTTTGCTCTCTTCCTGGGGGCTTCCCTGGACAATGCTGGCACTCTGGGccccctggctggggcagctgctgggctcaAGATGTACCTGAACGACACCTTCTCCAGCCTGAGGATGGACGACGTGTCGCTGTGGATGGAG cacctggagcagtgGCCGCGGCACCTGCCCATCGTGGCGCACGCCGAGCGGCAGACGGTGGCCGCCGTGCTGATGGTGGCGCAGCTGTACCAGCGCCCTGTGCACATCTGCCACGTGGCGCGCAGGGAGGAG ATCCTCCTCATCAAGGCGGCCAAGCAGAGGGGGATCCCGGTGACGTGCGAGGTGGCCCCGCACCACCTGTTCCTGAGCCAGGACGACCTGGGGCGCCTCGGGAAGGGCCGCGCGGCCGTGCGGCCGGAGCTGGGCACCCGCCAGGACGTGGAGGCGCTCTGGGAGAACATGGACATCATCGACTGCTTTGCCACTGACCACG CACCCCACACgctggaggagaagcaggggcaggagccgcCCCCTGGGTACCCCGGCCTGGAGACgatgctgccgctgctgctgaCGGCCGTGTCTGAGGGGCGGCTCAGCGTGGAGGACATCGTGCAGCGCCTCTACGAGAACCCTCGCAAGATCTTCGGGCTGCCGCCGCAGGAGGACACCTATGTGGAG GTGGACCTGGAGCACGAGTGGAtcatccccagcagcacagccttctccaaggcccGCTGGACCCCCTTTGAGGGCATGCAGGTGAAGGGGACGGTGCGGAGAGTAGTCCTGCGTGGGGAGGTTGCCTACATCGATGGGCAG gtgctggtgcCCCCTGGCTATGGGCAGGATGTGAAGAAGTGGCcctcaggagctgcactgctgccacatGGGCCCCCCCCCAAGGAGAGTGTGAAG GCCCCTGAGCAGTCCCGGCACATGGCTGGTGACGTGCTGCGTGGGCGAGCCCACAGCCCCcggcggcccggccccgcgggggaCACACGCTTCCACCTCCCGCCCCGCATCCACCGAGCCTCCGACCCCGGGCTGCCAG CTGAGGAGGCTCGTGAGAAGGGCGGCAGGAAGGCAGCGGAACTGG ATTCGGCGGTGGTCCAGGACAGCCATTTCTACCCGCTGGGCCCTGTCCCGCGGCAGGCGTCCCCTCAGCGTGCCCCCCAGACCTCCCCGCTGCTGCACCCCCTTGTCGGGCAGCACGTCCTCTCTGTCCAGCAGTTCTCCAAGGAGCAG CTGTCCCACCTGTTCAACATCGCACACACCATGCGCCTGCTGGTGCAGAAGGAGCGCAGCCTGGACATCCTCAAG gggAAGGTGATGGCGACCATGTTCTACGAGGTGAGCACACGGACCAGCAGCTCCTTTGCAGCAGCCATGAGCCGGCTGGGAGGCTCTGTCCTGTCCTTCTCCGAAGCCACGTCCTCGGTGCAGAAGGGCGAGTCACTGGCTGACTCCGTGCAGACCATGTGCTGCTACGCTGATGTGCTGGTGCTGCGGCAcccccagcctggtgctgtcGAG CTGGCCGCCAGGCACTGCCGCAAGCCGGTGATCAACGCGGGGGACGGCGTGGGGGAGCACCCCACGCAGGCGCTGCTGGACATCTTCACCATCCGCGAGGAGCTGGGCACAGTCAACGGGATGACG ATCACCATGGTGGGTGACCTGAAGCACGGGCGCACGGTGCACTCCCTGGCCCGCCTGCTCACCCAGTACCGCGTCAACCTGCGCTACGTGACCCCTCCCGGCCTCCGCATGCCCCCCGACATCACCAGCTTTGTGGCCTCCCGGGGCATCCAGCAG GAGGAGTTCGGGAGCATCGAGGAGGCGCTGCCGGACACGGACGTGCTCTACATGACCCGCATCCAGAAGGAGCGCTTCCAGCGGGCCGAGGACTACGAGGCC TGCTTCGGGAAGTTCATCCTCACGCCCCACATCATGACCCGGGCCAAGGAGAGGATGGTGGTGATGCACCCCCTGCCCCGTGTCAACGAGatcag CGTGGAGGTGGACTCGGACCCGCGCGCCGCGTACTTCCGGCAGGCGGAGAACGGGATGTACATTCGGATGTCGCTGCTGGCCACGGTGCTGGGCCGCTACTGA